The Niastella koreensis GR20-10 genome includes a window with the following:
- a CDS encoding acyltransferase family protein, producing MIPNKRFISLDVFRGLIICLMIIVNTPGSHDTSFALLQHANWNGFTLADLVFPSFLFAVGNALFFSMQKWKTMTQGQVLAKIGKRTLLLFLLGYLLYWFPFFETNTQGHIVFKSFAGTRIMGVLQRIALCYGIASLLIYYLKPKGALIVSAIILVAYPGLLFWLGDPGNKLNMVGNAVTKFDLWLLGPDHMNHGEVVPFEPEGILSTLPAITNVVAGYLVGWYIQTAGKTKRMLLRLIATGAGLTFLGLCWNYVIPINKNLWTSSFVVHSTGLDCLLLAAIIYIADFLNITRWTWFFEVFGKNALFIYLLSEVAAILLRATHLYKWIFNHIFTMAGMYTGSFLFAIWFMLMCWLTGYILDKRKIYIRV from the coding sequence ATGATCCCTAATAAACGGTTCATTTCTTTGGATGTATTTCGTGGCCTGATCATTTGTTTGATGATTATCGTAAACACACCTGGCAGTCACGATACCAGTTTTGCCCTGCTGCAACATGCAAACTGGAATGGCTTTACCCTTGCCGACCTGGTATTTCCCTCTTTTCTGTTTGCTGTAGGCAATGCGCTGTTTTTTTCCATGCAAAAATGGAAAACCATGACGCAGGGCCAGGTACTGGCCAAAATAGGCAAACGCACCCTGCTTCTTTTTTTATTAGGTTACCTGTTGTATTGGTTCCCGTTTTTTGAAACCAATACACAGGGTCATATAGTTTTTAAATCTTTTGCCGGAACGCGGATAATGGGCGTATTACAGCGAATAGCGTTGTGTTATGGCATTGCTTCCCTGTTGATCTATTATCTGAAGCCCAAAGGTGCCCTCATTGTTTCTGCCATCATCCTGGTTGCTTACCCCGGGTTATTATTCTGGCTGGGCGATCCTGGCAATAAATTGAACATGGTAGGCAATGCGGTCACCAAATTCGACTTGTGGCTGTTGGGCCCCGACCATATGAACCATGGTGAAGTAGTGCCCTTTGAACCGGAAGGCATCTTAAGCACCCTGCCTGCCATCACCAATGTGGTGGCGGGGTACCTGGTGGGCTGGTATATTCAAACAGCAGGTAAAACCAAAAGAATGCTGCTGAGGTTAATTGCAACCGGCGCCGGCCTCACGTTTTTGGGGCTTTGCTGGAATTATGTTATACCCATCAACAAAAATCTATGGACAAGCTCTTTTGTGGTACACTCAACAGGGTTGGATTGTTTGCTGCTGGCTGCCATCATTTACATAGCTGATTTTTTAAATATTACCCGCTGGACCTGGTTTTTTGAAGTGTTTGGCAAAAATGCCCTGTTTATTTACCTGTTGTCGGAAGTAGCGGCTATTCTGTTGCGGGCTACTCATTTGTACAAATGGATATTTAACCATATTTTTACCATGGCCGGCATGTATACCGGTTCCTTCTTGTTTGCCATTTGGTTTATGCTAATGTGCTGGCTTACAGGCTACATTTTAGATAAGCGAAAAATTTACATCCGGGTTTAA
- a CDS encoding alpha/beta hydrolase → MRKIKWVLLVIAVLVIVYLLGPHPSTPIYSAAMPAVPAEPAALVSYVQQQEAAHKVKPDNEARIVWANDSLKNKTEYALVYLHGFSASQGEGDPVHRDLAKKFGCNLYLSRLAEHGIDTTEPLLNLTSDNLWETAKQALAIGKQLGNKVILVGTSTGGTLALKLAADYPDVYALILMSPNIEINDGTAWILNNPWGLQVARMVKKSNYLDSKDTRDAVRKYWNTHYRIEAAVNLEELVETTMKKDLFEKVKQPTLTLYYYKDPVHQDSTVKVSATKTMFAELGTPSDKKREVAIPNAGDHVIGSSITSGDVPGVERETERFMTEILGIKPL, encoded by the coding sequence ATGCGTAAAATAAAATGGGTCCTCCTGGTTATAGCGGTTTTAGTTATCGTATACCTGTTAGGACCCCACCCTTCTACCCCCATTTATTCTGCTGCCATGCCGGCTGTTCCGGCCGAACCCGCTGCCCTGGTTAGCTATGTTCAACAACAGGAAGCAGCCCATAAAGTTAAACCTGATAACGAAGCCCGCATTGTATGGGCCAACGATTCATTAAAGAACAAAACTGAATATGCGCTGGTTTACCTGCATGGGTTTAGCGCCTCGCAGGGTGAAGGTGATCCCGTTCACCGCGACCTGGCAAAAAAGTTCGGTTGTAATTTGTATTTATCACGCCTGGCCGAACATGGCATCGATACCACCGAGCCCCTGCTTAACTTAACATCCGACAATTTGTGGGAAACAGCCAAACAGGCACTGGCCATTGGCAAACAACTGGGCAATAAAGTCATTTTGGTTGGCACCTCAACCGGCGGCACCCTGGCGCTTAAACTGGCAGCTGATTATCCGGATGTATACGCGTTAATTTTAATGTCGCCCAATATCGAGATCAATGATGGTACCGCCTGGATACTGAACAATCCCTGGGGTTTACAGGTGGCCCGGATGGTGAAGAAATCAAATTACCTCGACTCAAAAGACACCCGCGACGCAGTTCGCAAATACTGGAATACCCACTACCGCATAGAGGCTGCAGTTAACCTGGAAGAGTTGGTGGAAACAACCATGAAGAAAGACCTGTTTGAAAAGGTAAAACAGCCTACGCTCACGCTGTATTACTATAAAGACCCTGTTCACCAGGACAGCACGGTGAAAGTAAGCGCTACCAAAACCATGTTTGCAGAACTGGGTACTCCCAGTGATAAAAAACGCGAAGTGGCCATCCCCAATGCCGGTGACCACGTTATTGGTTCATCCATCACCTCGGGCGACGTACCAGGTGTTGAAAGAGAAACCGAGCGTTTTATGACCGAAATACTTGGCATAAAGCCGTTATAA
- a CDS encoding c-type cytochrome gives MNRNLVIGLLAIGVPVAIWLNVKYRTTDGIPKKATALASAAPEMPWQAPDSNSIPNTAAGELVRYGRDLIAHTSQYLGPRGTVAHISNGMNCQNCHLAAGTRPWGNNYSAVASTYPKYRDRSGTIESIEKRVNDCLERSLNGKALDSNSHEMQAIVAYMHWLGTGVAKGKKPLGSGIKTLKNLDRPADPEKGKIVFIEKCKACHGAGGEGMPDPVNGTGYLYPPLWGTESYNIGAGLFRLSRMAGYVKDNMPFGAAYDKAQLTDEQAWDVAAFINSQPRPNKDLSKDWPHIDAKPFDYPFGPYADSFSAQQHKYGPYNPIAQAARKK, from the coding sequence ATGAACCGGAATTTGGTAATTGGATTATTAGCGATAGGAGTGCCTGTTGCCATTTGGTTGAATGTTAAATACCGCACTACCGATGGCATCCCGAAAAAAGCAACCGCGTTGGCTTCAGCTGCACCCGAAATGCCCTGGCAGGCGCCTGATAGCAATAGTATACCTAACACTGCAGCAGGTGAACTGGTACGTTATGGCCGCGATCTCATTGCCCATACTTCCCAATACCTGGGACCCAGGGGAACAGTAGCGCATATCTCCAATGGTATGAACTGCCAGAACTGTCACCTGGCCGCCGGCACCAGGCCCTGGGGTAATAACTACAGCGCCGTAGCCTCCACCTATCCCAAATACCGCGATCGCAGCGGTACCATAGAATCTATTGAAAAAAGAGTGAACGATTGCCTGGAAAGAAGCCTCAATGGAAAAGCACTGGATAGCAACAGCCACGAAATGCAGGCTATAGTAGCCTACATGCATTGGCTGGGAACCGGGGTGGCGAAAGGCAAAAAGCCATTGGGTTCGGGCATTAAAACATTGAAGAACCTCGACCGGCCGGCAGACCCCGAAAAGGGGAAAATCGTATTCATCGAAAAGTGCAAGGCCTGCCATGGCGCCGGTGGCGAAGGTATGCCCGATCCCGTCAATGGTACAGGTTATTTATATCCACCATTATGGGGAACCGAAAGTTACAATATCGGGGCCGGGTTGTTCCGCTTATCGCGGATGGCTGGTTATGTAAAAGACAATATGCCATTTGGGGCTGCATATGACAAAGCTCAATTAACAGATGAACAGGCATGGGATGTGGCCGCCTTTATTAATTCCCAGCCGCGTCCAAATAAAGACCTGTCGAAGGACTGGCCACATATAGATGCCAAACCCTTCGATTATCCTTTTGGTCCGTATGCAGATAGTTTCTCCGCCCAACAACATAAGTATGGTCCATACAATCCTATAGCACAAGCTGCCAGGAAAAAGTAA
- a CDS encoding COX15/CtaA family protein encodes MNTISNEQRANRAVSNWIFLGVIMLLVQVVLGGVTRLTGSGLSITEWDVVTGFLPPLNEHQWLEKFAKYQQSPQYRLLNSDFTLADFKFIFFWEWFHRLWARLIAVAFVVGFMYLLAKKYIKKEMVKPLLILFAFGALQGAIGWIMVASGLTGDAIYVRPTKLAMHFIFALALISYAFWQGLQLKVPAAKRTNLPGIHKWSWALVIILFAQLIFGALMAGHKAATAAPTWPTINGSWVPDGLLREEPVTLNFFENKVTIHFVHRGLAYALLILIIIYSVKVFRIPSTSEIFTKARRLPLILVTLQVLLGILSVLTSTGIIPNHWGTFEWLAQLHQITGMLLLLSLVAMVFLTRQSFFKQPS; translated from the coding sequence ATGAATACCATATCTAATGAACAACGGGCCAACCGGGCAGTATCCAACTGGATATTTTTAGGGGTAATTATGTTATTAGTGCAGGTGGTATTGGGCGGCGTTACCCGCCTAACCGGTTCAGGCTTATCAATTACCGAATGGGATGTAGTTACCGGCTTTCTGCCGCCGCTGAATGAACACCAGTGGCTGGAGAAGTTTGCCAAATACCAGCAATCGCCGCAATACCGGCTGCTGAACTCTGATTTTACCCTCGCCGATTTCAAATTCATCTTTTTCTGGGAATGGTTTCACCGCCTGTGGGCCCGGTTGATCGCCGTGGCATTTGTGGTAGGTTTTATGTACCTGCTGGCAAAAAAGTATATAAAAAAGGAGATGGTGAAACCCCTGCTCATTCTTTTTGCCTTTGGCGCATTACAGGGAGCCATTGGCTGGATAATGGTAGCCAGCGGCCTCACCGGCGATGCGATCTATGTACGCCCCACCAAACTGGCCATGCACTTTATTTTTGCACTAGCTTTAATCAGTTACGCTTTCTGGCAGGGATTACAGCTGAAAGTTCCGGCCGCCAAACGCACCAATTTGCCCGGCATCCATAAATGGAGCTGGGCGCTGGTAATTATTTTATTTGCGCAGTTGATCTTTGGCGCCTTAATGGCAGGTCACAAAGCCGCTACGGCTGCGCCTACCTGGCCTACCATCAATGGCAGCTGGGTGCCCGACGGTCTGTTGAGAGAGGAACCGGTAACATTGAATTTTTTTGAGAACAAAGTCACCATCCATTTTGTGCACCGGGGGCTGGCATACGCGTTATTAATTTTGATAATAATTTATTCAGTAAAAGTTTTCCGCATACCATCCACCAGCGAAATTTTCACCAAAGCGCGCCGTCTTCCCCTGATCCTGGTAACGCTACAGGTATTACTGGGCATCCTATCGGTGTTAACCAGTACCGGTATAATACCCAATCATTGGGGAACGTTTGAGTGGCTGGCGCAGTTACATCAGATTACGGGTATGTTATTACTGCTGAGCCTGGTTGCCATGGTATTTCTCACCCGGCAATCATTCTTTAAGCAACCTTCATAA
- a CDS encoding DsrE family protein, translated as MYTNKLLIVALAVMPAFAFTQTVPYKVVFDITSSDTAAQKAVIRQMRGISQSRPDAQLEVAIYGEALPMVMKGKSIIADAIQELSSSKKASFKVCAATMKRNNIDKSQLLAGVDVVPDAIFEIVTKQHEGWGYIKVAQ; from the coding sequence ATGTACACCAATAAGCTGTTGATCGTTGCGCTGGCAGTAATGCCGGCTTTTGCCTTTACACAAACTGTCCCCTATAAAGTAGTCTTTGATATTACCAGCAGCGATACCGCTGCCCAAAAAGCCGTGATAAGGCAAATGCGCGGCATCTCACAGTCCAGGCCAGACGCCCAGTTGGAGGTAGCCATTTATGGCGAAGCACTGCCTATGGTTATGAAAGGCAAATCGATCATTGCCGATGCCATCCAGGAATTAAGCAGCAGCAAAAAAGCCAGTTTTAAAGTATGCGCCGCCACCATGAAACGCAACAACATCGATAAGAGCCAGTTGTTGGCCGGGGTAGATGTAGTGCCCGACGCCATTTTTGAAATTGTGACAAAGCAACATGAGGGGTGGGGTTACATTAAAGTAGCACAGTAA
- the msrA gene encoding peptide-methionine (S)-S-oxide reductase MsrA has product MSIQNAILAGGCFWGVEELIRALPGVQETRVGYTGGDVPNATYRNHGTHAEAIKVTFDDSILSYRKLLEFFFTIHDPTTLNRQGNDIGTSYRSAIFYNSEEQKQTAAELIKELTEAHIYSRPIVTTVTPESDFWDAEEYHQDYLQKNPDGYTCHFIRPEWELKTADKK; this is encoded by the coding sequence ATGTCAATACAAAATGCGATACTCGCCGGGGGCTGTTTCTGGGGTGTTGAAGAACTCATTCGTGCGCTGCCGGGTGTACAGGAAACAAGAGTAGGTTATACCGGTGGGGATGTTCCCAATGCTACTTACCGTAACCATGGTACGCATGCAGAAGCCATTAAGGTAACATTTGACGACAGCATATTGTCTTACCGCAAGCTGCTTGAATTTTTCTTTACCATTCATGACCCTACCACGCTCAATCGCCAGGGAAATGATATTGGCACCTCCTATCGTTCGGCTATCTTTTATAACAGTGAGGAGCAAAAGCAAACTGCTGCTGAACTCATTAAGGAGTTAACGGAGGCCCATATTTATTCCAGACCCATTGTAACAACGGTTACACCGGAATCGGATTTCTGGGATGCAGAAGAATACCACCAGGACTATCTGCAAAAAAATCCCGATGGTTATACCTGTCATTTCATTCGCCCGGAATGGGAGCTGAAAACAGCAGACAAGAAATAA
- a CDS encoding DUF2905 domain-containing protein, which produces MNSDTGKYIMLIGGAVVIIGGVIYFFHDKLHWIGHLPGDIRIEKENFRFYFPITTMILASVIVTVVLSIIRRFL; this is translated from the coding sequence ATGAATTCAGATACCGGTAAGTACATCATGCTCATTGGCGGCGCAGTGGTTATTATTGGCGGGGTGATCTATTTCTTTCACGACAAACTGCATTGGATAGGTCATTTGCCCGGCGACATCCGGATAGAAAAAGAGAACTTTCGCTTTTACTTTCCTATCACCACCATGATCCTCGCCAGTGTTATTGTAACAGTTGTGCTAAGTATAATTCGCAGGTTTTTGTAA
- a CDS encoding diacylglycerol/lipid kinase family protein yields MQRKIIYLINPISGTKGKSSLKELIARETQKRQIPFEILPTTADANYDFVQQKIEKEQVTDVVICGGDGTVNQVVKALAHTGVQFGIIPMGSGNGLALAAGIPKASAKALEIVFTGKAILTDGFMVNEHFACMLCGLGFDAHVAHEFADQPKRGLGTYVALTSRHFLRAKPFPFRINANKLEFSTEAYFLSIANSNQFGNNFTIAPQAVLSDGLLDVVIVKKIAKPLLLLTVMRQVLTGRIRRIENSMNSPVIYFQTDELTISNPAEAPIHIDGEPWECQRHLHIKVLPHYFKLIHAATVS; encoded by the coding sequence ATGCAGCGAAAGATTATTTATCTTATTAACCCAATTTCCGGTACCAAAGGGAAATCATCTTTAAAAGAGTTGATTGCCCGAGAAACCCAAAAACGTCAGATCCCCTTTGAAATTCTGCCTACAACGGCCGATGCCAACTATGATTTTGTACAACAAAAAATAGAAAAGGAGCAGGTTACCGATGTGGTGATCTGCGGCGGCGATGGAACAGTGAACCAGGTGGTTAAAGCATTGGCCCACACGGGCGTGCAATTTGGAATTATACCCATGGGTTCGGGCAACGGGCTGGCGCTGGCCGCCGGTATACCCAAAGCCAGTGCAAAGGCCCTGGAGATCGTTTTTACCGGCAAAGCCATTTTAACCGACGGTTTTATGGTAAATGAACATTTTGCCTGTATGCTTTGCGGACTGGGTTTTGACGCCCATGTAGCGCACGAGTTTGCCGATCAACCCAAACGGGGTTTGGGCACCTATGTAGCGTTAACCTCCCGCCATTTTTTACGCGCCAAACCTTTCCCGTTCAGGATAAATGCCAATAAACTGGAGTTTTCTACGGAGGCTTACTTTCTTAGCATAGCCAACAGCAACCAGTTTGGCAATAATTTCACCATTGCCCCACAGGCTGTTTTAAGTGATGGTTTGCTGGATGTGGTGATCGTAAAGAAAATAGCAAAGCCCCTGCTGCTGTTAACCGTTATGCGGCAGGTGCTCACAGGCCGTATCAGGCGCATTGAGAACTCCATGAACTCGCCGGTGATCTATTTTCAAACCGATGAATTGACCATCAGCAACCCGGCCGAAGCACCCATTCACATAGATGGGGAGCCCTGGGAATGCCAGCGGCACCTGCATATAAAAGTATTACCGCATTATTTTAAACTGATTCATGCAGCTACCGTTTCGTAA